The genomic window CTTACATATTGAAGGCTTTTACAAGTATCGGCTTACAGATAACATTGCCATCACCCCTGGCGTAATTTGGATCACGGCTCCTGCTCAAAACAATGACAATCAGGATGCGGTAATTGGCACTGTGAGAACAACCTTCACCTTTTAGATAATCAGCAAAGGTGGAAAGAATAATTCATCAAAAGTCGGCGAGTTTTTTATCCTCCTAATCAGCAATGCAGATATGAAAGCTAAAAAACTCTCCCACTGCTAAGAGGATAGAGGGAGCAGAGACGAATAGCACTAAGTTAAGACATAGCCCTTGCCCTAACTGGTTAAGAGCCGCTGGGAACTCACTCATCCTGGGAGGCGGAGCTTCCTCTTTCTTGATTAGAGGCAGAGCCTCTTAGAATACATTCCCAGTCCAGAGACTGGGAACGAGGTGATACAAGACTTTGGGCTTATCTTAACCTCATCTATGTTGAGAACTGTAGTTTTTGCCCTCACCCTAAATCCCTCTCCCAAGTAGGGAGAGGGACTTATTTTTGGCTCCCCTTCTCCCAATATTGGGAGAAGGGGCTGGGGGATGAGGGTTTTTTCTGTTCATACGGAAAGAACTACAGTTTTCAAGGTGGACGCGGTTTTAGTGCCATTTAAAGCAGAGACAACAACATCACAACTATTAACTAATTACTAATTCGTAATTCGTAATTGAATTCTTAACTACGAATTACGTTAGCGAGTCCGCATACCCCTATGGGGAAGCAAGCTAGCAAGACCGTCTCGTAGAGAGCGTCATTATCAATTAGGAATTATTCTAACGCCCTTCACTATTCAAGCTCAGGGGTTGCTGTTCTTCAACTAGTGGCGGTACATCCTGCCAAAGGCTAATTCCGTCGTATAATCCTGGAGCCATTAAGAATACTTGAACCCAAAGGATATTGAACCACCAGTAAAGCCCTTGGATAATATTTTCCTCACCTACTAGAGATACTGTCACCAGGTACAAGAAGACCGAAATTATTAAACTAGCAACAGATGCAACTATGCCTTTTGTGGGCTGTGATAGCTCTGTGAAAGGCCACATATTGAATTGCCAAACAAATCCTAAACCAACAGTTGTCCAAATCGCTGCAAATGTTGGCCCTGTCGTTGTTGTAAACAAATCTAGTCCTAGCTGTTTGAGGAACAATTCTGTAATCAGAGTGAGTAACAAAACAATAGCTGTATGCAGTAACCCCAAACGTGGCATTCCTAGTTCCAGTTTGTTCAAAGGCCAACGTTCAAAGAAACTGCCAAACACAGTTGAACAAGGAAACCAGTACCAAGGGATGTAAAAAGGTTGAAGTCCCCACATTTGTGGCAAAAAGGTGAGGGCAGGGGCAATAAAGAAGATGGCAAAAAAGATATTGAGAAAGCCGCTCACTGGATGCCAGTTGCGTACTTCCTCAGTGGTGACAATCGTATTGTCAAAGAAGAATAAACTGGCAGCGGCTGTAATAATTGCTGTTTGTCCCCACAAGCCAACAGGTGTATTAGTGAGAATTGCTTTTGCAGAGATGAACTTCCAAGCTTCTCCAGTAATGTAAACTAGCGCCAACAGCACTACTAAATTCACTGTTCCTCGTCTAAATCGGGTAGAAGAAATGCGAGAACCTGGATAGCCATTGAGGGAAAAACCTAGATGCCACCACCAGACGAAGCATATAGTGATGTAAGTTAACTTTGTTCCCACGTTCAGCTGAATAATTTGACCAAAGATGAGTTCAAAAATATAGCTAATGACAGCAATTACAGCAATAAAAAGCAGTCCCTTAAATGGCTGGCTTTTCCAAATGCTCCGCCTCTGGGTTGGGTTTGCAACGCTCATAGTATCATCTTGAATAATGTTGGATTTATCAGGGGCAAAGCATTCTGCTAAATATTACCTGCGAATACCTCACCGAATTTTAGATTTTAGATTTGCAATTTTAGATTGAAAAAATTTCCTAATCCAAAATCTGTCTTGAAAAGTTTGCTCAAGTCGGAGAACCCGCCCACGCAACTTTTGTCTCCAACACGCTACGCGATCGCAAAATCCAAAATCCAAAATTGAGTCACTCCAATAGAGAATGGGACAATTACAGCCAAGGATGGCGTGGGGGGTAGACACCATTGAGGAAGTAGTTGCCAACAGCGTAGTACTTCCAGCGCACAGGATCGTGGAGTGTGTGAGCGCGGGCATTTCGCCAGTGGCGATTGTAGTTGAATTGCTCCAATGTGGACTTAGTACCTGCTAGTTCAAACAACTTGTTAGTAGCTAGTAGTGATGCTTCGGTGGCTAAGGCTTTGGCTTCAGCAACTGCGATCGATGCTTCAACTACCTTGGGTTCTTCTAAACCTGACTCGTTGGCGATATCGATAAATTCACCCGCACGTCGCAGCAATGCTTCAGCAGCGTGAACCTGAATTTGTACATTGCCTAAGTTATAGAGCGTCAGGGGGTCTTCGTATCCTTTTTCTAAATTGCTGTCAACCCAAGGGCGCGTATGGTTGCGAACAAAGTAGATGGTGTCACGGACTGCGGCTTTGGCAATCCCCACGTCTACGGCGGCTTGGATGATTTGCGCGATCGCACCCATTGGTGTTGCCCTCTCAAAGGCTAAGTAGTGCGGAATCACGTGTTCTGCCTTAACTTTCACATTTTCAATAATGGTAGTGCCGCTAGCAGTGGTACGCTGTCCGAAGCTCGTCCAGTCATCAAGTAGCGTTAATCCTGGGGCATCCCGTTCGACAAATGCCACCACTGTTTTACCATCTGGATTGCTGGCAATGACGGGAACCCAATGTGCCAGTAGTGCCCCAGCAGAGTAGTATTTGCGTCCATTGAGTACGAAGTCAGAACCATCTGGTTCTAATTTTGTTTGGACATCAGTAACAGACTTAGTGCCAATTTCTGAGAAGGCGTTACCGAACCGCTTGCCTTGTAGAGCCAAATCAAAGAAGAACTTCTTCTGCTCATCTGTGCCATCTAGGCGAACTGCTTCCACCATATAGAGGTGGTTTTGGGGAATTTGACCGAGGCTAGAGTCGGCTTCGGCGATGATTTTAATTACTTCTGCCAGGGTGGCACTCGATACAAAAGCACCGCCATACTCTTTAGGGACTGTAATCCCCCACAATCCACTCTGGGAGAACTTTTCTACTTCTTCAGCAGGGAGACGCCGATTTTGGTCGCGTTCTGAGTCTCCCTTGGCAAACTCAGCTGCTAGTTCGTGAGCGATCGCGATCGCTTCTTGGTCATCCCGAATGATATGCGCCTTCTGTTCAGTATTAATTACTGATGTCATAATATAACTCCTTCTTGATTGTGATTAAAGAACTGACAACGCAAAAACGAACCATTCCCAGCACAGAGCAGGACACTTGCGGCTTGAGCAAAGTCTCCGTGACACGTAGGAATTAGAGTTTGAAAGTTATTTTGCGTAACTTGTAACAGATTGAATCTGAATTTTTGTCGGGAGGGGCTTAAACATTGAACGATTTACCAGTTAAAGCCCGGATAAATTACACAACTACTTGCAGAAGTCGTTAACTCTGAAAAATCAGCTACACCACAACCAACTCATCAGCTGTCCGACGATTAGGTTCTAATTCGCGCACAATTGGTATTACTGTCTTCCCAAATGC from Nostoc sp. UHCC 0926 includes these protein-coding regions:
- a CDS encoding SfnB family sulfur acquisition oxidoreductase; protein product: MTSVINTEQKAHIIRDDQEAIAIAHELAAEFAKGDSERDQNRRLPAEEVEKFSQSGLWGITVPKEYGGAFVSSATLAEVIKIIAEADSSLGQIPQNHLYMVEAVRLDGTDEQKKFFFDLALQGKRFGNAFSEIGTKSVTDVQTKLEPDGSDFVLNGRKYYSAGALLAHWVPVIASNPDGKTVVAFVERDAPGLTLLDDWTSFGQRTTASGTTIIENVKVKAEHVIPHYLAFERATPMGAIAQIIQAAVDVGIAKAAVRDTIYFVRNHTRPWVDSNLEKGYEDPLTLYNLGNVQIQVHAAEALLRRAGEFIDIANESGLEEPKVVEASIAVAEAKALATEASLLATNKLFELAGTKSTLEQFNYNRHWRNARAHTLHDPVRWKYYAVGNYFLNGVYPPRHPWL